The window GTAAAGCCTTACACTATATTGCTAATACTGCACCTTATAAGGATATTTCTGTTGAAGATGTGGTTCAAAATACTACCTTATCCCGTAGGGTGCTCGAAAAAAAATTCAAAGGCATAACCAAAACAACTATTCTTGAAGAAATCAAGAAAAAGCGGATTGAAAGAATTAAATTCTTATTGGTAAATTCCGACCTCACCGTGAAGGAAATTGCCTGGGAACTGGATTTTCGAAATGTCGATAATATTACCAGATATTTTAAACAATATACCCATTCTGGGCTTCTGGAATATAGAAACAATTTCAGAAGATTTTAATGTACCCTGTATTTAGAACCTAATCAGAAAGGATAGAAGCATATTAGTTCAATCAATTATGACCAGATCATCCTTTTATTTTTTCTTCTACCGTAATAACACTGCATTGCTGTCATAACCTTATACTTAAGGCCTAAAGACAATTGATTGTAGTCAGTACTATTCTCCTCTTTTGATACTTAACCTATTGATATTTCCTGCGCTTTCAGTTCCCAGATTTCTAAGATGTTTTGATTTAACTTCTTTGGGATATCTGCTATAAGTGTGCTATTTAATAACTTGATTTTTAGTTGTTTGTGGTTTTGTTTAGTCTTCGCAAATTGACTGTTTTTTTTCGCAAAGTGCTCAATCCATGTGCTGAAGGTGTTTTAGATTTACAATACCAAATATAGATTTAAAGGAGCCAAACGATAAAGCTAACTATGAGCCTATGCTTACACGTTACTTCTTCAAGGTTTCTTCTTGTTGCTATACTTGGCCCAAAACCAGAGAATTAACTAATCAATGCACTACAGAATCTAAATAGCAACTGGATGAAAAACCACATTACGCTTAGAAGAAGATTTGTCCTGTTCTCTCTGCTGTTTTTTACAGCTTTTCATAACAATTTATTTGCCCAGTCGCTTGTAAAACAAAATAGAGAAAGCGAAGCAGTCCAAAGAAACCAAAATGTCAAAGAAATCATTGTAGTATTTAAGACGCATTTCGATTTAGGTTATACCCACAGGGTAAATGATCTTGTTCAATACTACCGCACCGATATGATTGATCGGGGACTCAAGACCATGGAATCATCACAATCCTCATCTAAGGAGGAACAGTTTAGATGGACGGCACCAGGCTGGGTGATGTCGAAAGTGATGGAGCCTTGGGAGGGACAAACAGAGGAACGAAGAAAAAAACTGGATGAAGCTTTCCGTAAAGGACGATTCTTAACCCATGCCTTGCCTTTTACTATAGAGTCAGAAATTTGCGAGCCAGAGGTAATTACCAGAGGGCTTGGCTTTGCGTCCAATCTTTCCAGACGCTATCAATTGCCGATTCCGATAGCCGCCAAAGTTACCGATATGCCTTCTCAGGCTGGATCGCTGGCAACAGTACTGGCAAATGCAGGTGTGAAATTTTTGCATATTGGTTGCAACTGGCCCAGTGGATATGTGGAAACGCCAGGTTTGTTTTGGTGGGAAGGCCCTGATGGCTCACGTTTGCTTACCTTTTATTCCAGTAACTATGGTACAGCTACAGGATTGAGTTACCCCCACAAATGGAGCAAAGGCGAAAAATATGTTGGCCGAAATTTAATACCTCCTGCTGACTGGCCTTACAAAGTTTGGCCTGCTATTTTGGTAACCATGGATAATAGTGGTCCTCCAAAGCCGAGCGAAGTGAAAGCATTGTTTGATGAGGTACGTAAAGCGATGCCAGGGGTAAGGGTGAGGACCGGATCAATGGATGATTTTGTTAAAGACTTTCTAGCCGATAACCCTAAAATACCTGTTTTCAAGAAAGAAATGCCCGATACCTGGGTACATGGTGCCATGTGTGACCCGGGAGGTTTCAAATTGGCTAGAGCAACAGCGCCTTTGCTGGCAGCTGATGAACTGCTGAATACACAAATGAGAAACTGGGGATTAACTGTTCCAGCTATTGGTGACTCTATTGCGAAAGCCTACGAAAAAATGGCCTTATATGCCGAGCATACCTGGGGAGGCTCCGCCAGTGTAAAAGAATACGGCAGCGACTTTAAAAAATTACCTGCTGGTAAATTTGCCAATTTAGAGGCTTCCTGGGAAGATAAAACCAATTATGTCCGTACTGCATGGAATATTTCCAGCCAAATCAAACAGGACAACTTGAAAATGCTGGCACAATCAGTTAAAGCGGCCCCAAATACCGCCA is drawn from Pedobacter sp. HDW13 and contains these coding sequences:
- a CDS encoding glycoside hydrolase family 38 C-terminal domain-containing protein — encoded protein: MKNHITLRRRFVLFSLLFFTAFHNNLFAQSLVKQNRESEAVQRNQNVKEIIVVFKTHFDLGYTHRVNDLVQYYRTDMIDRGLKTMESSQSSSKEEQFRWTAPGWVMSKVMEPWEGQTEERRKKLDEAFRKGRFLTHALPFTIESEICEPEVITRGLGFASNLSRRYQLPIPIAAKVTDMPSQAGSLATVLANAGVKFLHIGCNWPSGYVETPGLFWWEGPDGSRLLTFYSSNYGTATGLSYPHKWSKGEKYVGRNLIPPADWPYKVWPAILVTMDNSGPPKPSEVKALFDEVRKAMPGVRVRTGSMDDFVKDFLADNPKIPVFKKEMPDTWVHGAMCDPGGFKLARATAPLLAADELLNTQMRNWGLTVPAIGDSIAKAYEKMALYAEHTWGGSASVKEYGSDFKKLPAGKFANLEASWEDKTNYVRTAWNISSQIKQDNLKMLAQSVKAAPNTAIVYNPLPWARSGLVEVNGQLIWAKNIPAGGYATVPLVSKETGSKSSNSFIENQFYKITFNASKGTIQSLVDKRSGHDWAANLSGNQTGAYVNERFTYEQSVKYTSDYQQHRAWELEQKNVDWLHPGINKPGMISEKQVPYRKASPEGGSLSVKISALQQTAAMEMPADTANHLPATKLVVTLTDGQPYLDLEITILNKAKDNWPEADWLALPFNIKDPVFKVYRQLGVMNPATDIATGANKNLYAVGQGLTITGAGGKGIAVAPLDHPLISLDTTGIWQFSRDFVPKKPIVYINLYNNQWNTNYRYWYPGSWSSRVRIWSFDGHTSKQDQMTVPALEARNPLEAVIPQNPTGKLPALQKGITISRKGITVTAYGKDNDGNKGTLLRIWEQAGSSGLVTITLPRKGGFSKATPINLRGEVSGKPISILGGKFNWNVKAFGPSSFILN